GATTTGTTTTCTCAGTTTTTTATTGATTCCTTACAAAAACCAACCACAAAAAATTATCTAACAATCCAGCAAATTCAAAAAACTACAATAGAGTTTTACCTGAAAAAAATGGTGATTTGTTTTTTTTATGAGAACAATCAGGAGTATTTAAAGTCTTTATTGATCTGTTTATTATATGAGATTGAAAGACAGTATCGCCAGGAAATGATGGAGCAAAGCTTGGATCAAGAAAACAACATTACTATTGTAAAAATACTACAATATATAGAACAGCACTGCATGGACTTAACCCTGGAAACTTTGTCGGAACAGTTCCACTATACACCCCGAAATATGATTTACTACATCAAAAAATATACAAATAAAACTTTTTCCGAATTGATACGGGAAAGCAAAATCAAAAAAGCCTGCGAACTGCTTACCAAAACAAACCTGACGCCAGAACAGATTACGGAACAGGTTGGATATAATGACCGGAGTTATCTGGACAAACTGTTCCATCAACAATTTGGTGTCAGTATGGTAAAATACAAGAAAAAATATAACCATTTATCATAGATCATGGAAAAAGAAACAGGTGGACAGTACTTGT
This is a stretch of genomic DNA from Clostridium facile. It encodes these proteins:
- a CDS encoding AraC family transcriptional regulator, yielding MEQIAQIDQKIEEIISRLFENPSQNNPVFSREFNGRIQGGLKFPKQVQASDEEPKKQNYVVLTEGKIFGQDDIVVSVECKALNKRNDQFTREALSQMGMEYPIIDRDKIKPLVHKHDFFELFYVYHGGCISTIENQDVSFFAGDICLYNRNAIHSMYVPHDQDLVFNVLIRKNLIVKTSHSIIQGSDLFSQFFIDSLQKPTTKNYLTIQQIQKTTIEFYLKKMVICFFYENNQEYLKSLLICLLYEIERQYRQEMMEQSLDQENNITIVKILQYIEQHCMDLTLETLSEQFHYTPRNMIYYIKKYTNKTFSELIRESKIKKACELLTKTNLTPEQITEQVGYNDRSYLDKLFHQQFGVSMVKYKKKYNHLS